The sequence ACGTCCCATGTTTCCCACAATGCCGGAGCAGTGTACTTCATGAAGATTGCGTCGAAACTGTTTGCCCTGACCCTGTTCGCCGCCGCAATTACGCTGGCCGGCGTCGCGCGAGCTGATCAAAAGCTCGAACTGAAAAAAGGGGACAAGATCGTCTACATCGGCAACACGCTGGCCGAGCGGATGCAGTACTTCCCCCACTTTGAAACCTTGCTGCAGGCCCGCTTTCCCGATTTGGAACTGGAAGTGCGCGACCTTGGCTGGTCGGCGGATGAAATCGACCTTCGCCCGCGGAGTAAAGACTTTCAGGATCATGGCCACAACCTGGAAGATCACAAGCCGGACGTGATCCTGGCTTTCTTCGGCTTCAACGAATCGTTCGCGGGTCCCGGCGGATTGAAGCAGTTCGAAAAAGATTTTGACAAGTTCGTCAAAGAAACCTCGGCCACCAAGTACAACGGCGAGTCGGCCCCTCAACTGGTAATCGTTTCGCCGATCCCCAACGAAGATCTGCATCGCCGCACGTTGCCCAACGGCGAAGCGAACAACAAGAACATCGAACTGTACGCCGCCGCGATGAAGAAGATCGCCGAAGCGAACGAAGTGATGTTTGTCGATGTTTACGCACCGATGAAAGAAAAGATGGCGGGCGACAGCGACCTGACCATTAACACGATTCACCTGAATGACGACGGCTACAAGGCGTTTGGCGAAGTGCTGGACGCCGGCCTGTTTGGCGCCGCGCCCGACTACAAGTGCGACCTCGAGAAGCTGTACTCGGAAGTCTACGAAAAGGACTTGCAGTTCTTCTACGACTATCGGGCGGTCAACGGCTTCTATATTTATGGCGGTCGCAAGAATCCGTTCGGCGTCGTCAACTTCCCGGCCGAATTCGAGAAGCTCCGCAAGATGACGTCCAAGCGGGACGAACGCATTTGGGCGGTCGCGGCCGGCAAAGAAGTTCCGGCCCAGGTCGATGACTCGGAAACGGGCGAGTTCGCCAAGATCGAATCGAACGTCGATCGTCCGATCTCGTTCGACTCGCCCGCTGAAGCGATGAAGTCGTTCAAGCTGCCGGAAGGCTACAAAATCAACCTGTTCGCCTCGGAAGAGGATTTCCCGGAATTGCGTAACCCGGTTCAGTTCGCCTTTGACGCGAAGGGGCGACTGTGGGTGGCGACGATGGAAACCTACCCGATGTACCTGCCGGGAACGCCTGTTTCCGACAAGGTGCTGATCTTCGAAGACACCGATGGCGACGGCAAAGCGGACAAGAAGATCGTGTTCGCCGACGGTTTGCATCTGCCGACCGGTATCGAACTGGGCGATGGCGGCTGCTACGTGGCGGCCCAGCCGAACCTGATCTTCCTGAAAGACACCGACGGCGATGACAAGGCGGACGAAAGGACCTACATCCTGCACGGTTTTGACTCGGCCGACTCGCACCACTCGCTCAGCGCCTTCACGTGGGGCCCAGGCGGTGCGCTCTACTTCCAGGAAGGAACCTTCCACCACACGCAAGTCGAAACGCCGTACGGTCCCGAGCGGGTCAAGAACGCCGCCGTCTTCCGCTTTGAACCGCTGACCGACAAGTTCGACGTCTTCGTTTCTTACTCGTTCGCTAATCCTTGGGGACACACGTTCGACGATTGGGGACAAGACTTCGTCGCCGACGCTTCGGGCGGGGCCAACTACTTCGGCACCGCTTTTAGCGGCGACGTCGACTATCCCAACAAGCACCCGGGCATGAAGCAGTTTTTGAAGAAGCAGTGGCGTCCGACTTCGGGCTGCGAGTTCGTTTCGAGCCGCAACTTCCCCGAATCGGCCCAAGGCAACTACCTGCTGAACAACTGCATCGGCTTCCAAGGCGTGTTGCAGTACAAGATGAAAGAAGATGGCTCGGGCTTCGCCGCTGACCCGGTTGAACCGCTGCTGCAGTCGTCGGACCTCAACTTCCGCCCGGTCGATCTGCAGTTTGGTCCGGACGGCGCTTTGTACATCGTCGACTGGTACAACCCGCTGGTTGGTCACATGCAACACTCGGTTCGCGATCCGAAGCGTGACAACACGCATGGCCGCATCTGGCGAATCACCTACGAAGGAAACGACCTGGTCGAACCGGCCAAGATCGCCGACGCTTCGATTCCGGAATTGCTGGAAGAGCTGAAGACCTACGAGTACCGTACGCGTTATCGCGTTCGTCGTGAACTTCGCGAGCGTGACGCGGAACAGGTCAACGCTGAGTTGGCCAAGTGGATCGCCGGTCTCGACGCCAATGACAAGTTGTACGAACACAACCTGTTGGAAGCCCTCTGGGTGAAGCAGAACCTCGACATCGTCGATCAGGACCTGCTGCAGAAAATGCTGCGGGCGTCCGATCCGCGGGCCCGCGCTGCGGCGACTCGCGTTCTGTGCTACTGGCGCGATCAAGTTGAAGAGCCGCTGGCGCTGTTGCAAGGGCAAGTGAATGACGAGAATCCTCGCGTTCGCCTGGAAGCGGTGCGGGCTCTCAGCTTCTTCAGTTCGCAGGAAGCGCTCGACATCGCGCTAGAATCGCTCGCCTACGACCAGGACTATTACCTGGAATACACGTTGGGCGAAACGATCAAGACGCTGGAAGGCCGCGTCGGCGCTGCGAACTAGTTCGCCCGCTTGATTCCGGATGCAGCTTTAAATCGATGCAGAGTCACCCGGACTACGGTTCGGGTGACTCTTTTCTCTGACGCAACGAAAATCCTCAAAGGTTGGACAGATGAGTTTCCGTTTCGCTCGGTTGTTTATGATGGCCAGCGTCGCCTGTTTGTTGATCGTTTCCTCGGCCGCCGCTCAAGGAAGCGTCGACGCCATGGTCAAGATGATCAACAGCGGCCGCATCACCGAGCAGCGTATGCCGCAGGTGGTCGATATGATCTGCAAGCGGGCCAACGACGAAAACCTGGCGTTCGTCTTTCAGATGGCGACCAAGCCGGACGGTTTTCCGGCCTCGGTTCGTCCCGAAGCGCTGAAGGCGCTCCATGAAGCGGCCGTTAGCCGCAATGCCGTACCGGCCGGGGATCTGTCGGCGATCGGCGAACTGCTAAAAAGCGACGATCGCCAGACGCAAACGATGGCGGTCGAACTGGCCGGTTTGTGGAAGGTGGAAGGCTCACTCGACGCCCTCTCGACGCTGGCGACCGAAGAGAAGACGGGCGCGAAGCTAAAAAAGGCGGCCGTCGCCAGTTTGGCCAAAATTGGCGGTCCCCAAGCGGTCGCCACGCTCGAAAAGCTAACTGGCCCGAATCAACCGCTGGCTGTTCGCTATCTGGGCGTATCGGCGCTGGTTGACGTTGATGTCGATCAAGCGGCGAAGATCGCCGGACAAATCTTGGCCGGCGCCGACACTTCGACGGATCCGGCGGTCATGATCGACGCCTTTCTCGCCCAGCAATCGGGGCCGACGAAGTTAGGCGCCGTCCTCGCCGAAACCGAGTTGACGCCGGACGTTGCCAAAATGTGCTTGCGACAGATGTTCGCGGTGGGGCGGAGCGATCCAGAATTGGTCTCGGTCTTGTCGAAGGCGGCCGGCATCGAAGATGACGCTCCTGAGATGACGGCCGACGAAATCAAAGCTCTAGCGGCCGAATTGCTCGAAAAAGGGGACGCCCATCGGGGCGAGTTGCTCTTTCGTCGAGCCGACTTGAACTGCTTCAAATGTCATGCGCTAAGCGGCGCCGGTGGACAGATCGGGCCCGACCTAAGTGCGGTCGGCGGCAGTAGCCCAGCCGACTACGTGGTCACCTCGATTCTGTATCCCGAACAAGCGGTCAAAGAAGCCTACACGACGCGCACTATTCTGACGTTTGATGGTAAGGTCTATACCGGCATTGTCGCCGAAGAGGATGACGACCGCGTCATCATGCGGCAGGCCAGTGGCGAGTTGGCGACCATTCCGGTCGACGATATCGACGCCGAAAAAGAAGGGGGCTCGCTGATGCCGAAAGGTTTAGCGAAGTTCCTGACCCATGACGAGTTTCTCGATCTGTCGCGGTTCATCGCCGAATTGGGCAAGCCGGGCGAGTACGCCATTCGGACCCAGCCGACGATCCAGCGTTGGCGGCTGCTGAAAGAAACTCCGCCCAACCTGGCCGAAGAAGTCCCGACGATCGGTCAGTTGGAAGAAGAAATCATTCAGGCCCCCGAAGATGCTTGGACGCCTGCCTATGCGATGACGGCGGGCGACTTGCCGTTGGCCGACTTGGCCTCGGACGAGCGACCGGTCTACTACCTGATGGCCGAAGTCGACGTGGTCGTCGGCGGCGCGGTGCAGGTGGTTTTGAACGAAACGGCGGGAGTTCGCGTTTGGATCGGTGATGACGCCTTGCCGGAAGGAGCGCCTGAGGCGGTAGAATTGGAGCCTGGCAAACACGCCATCTATTTGCGAATCGATCCGGCGAAGTTCTCGGCCGATTTGCTGCGGGCCAAGGTCGAACGTCCGGCCGACTCGCACGCTGAATATACGGTGGTTGGCGGGGCCTAAGCTAGAAAGCGCACAGCGAATGGATGCGGTCGTACTTTCGTGTGAGCATGGCGGCAACCACGTGCCGCCAAAGTATCGCGATTCGTTTCGCGACGCCGAGCAAGTCTTGGCGTCGCATCGCGGTTGGGATCCCGGTTCGCTCGAGGTCGCCCAGGCGTTTCAGCGATCCACTGGCGCTCCGCTCGTCTCTTCGACCGTGACGCGGTTGCTGGTCGAGCTGAATCGCTCGGAGGGGCACGCGAATCATTTTTCGCAATACACGCGTGATCTGCCGGCCGAGACGAAACGCACGATCAACGACCAGTACTATTCCCCGCATCGGGCGGCTGTGCAGGAGGCTGTCGAGAGAGTTCGAGCGAGCGGCAAGCGGGTAATCCACCTTGCGCTGCATTCCTTTACGCCGGAACTGGACGGCGAAATCCGTACGGCCGAAATCGGATTGCTCTACGATCCTGGTCGCCCGGGGGAAAAGAAGTTTTGCGCTGCCTGGCGAACTCGCCTGATCGCGCTGCACGCAAACATGCGGGTTCGGCTGAACTATCCCTACCTGGGCAAGGCGGATGGCCTGACGACGTCACTGCGCAAGAAATACTCCGACGCCCAATACGTTGGAATCGAGCTAGAGGTCAATCAACGATTGGTGACGCAGGATGACGCGTGGCAGGCGTTGATCGCCGACTTGGCGCAGACGTTTCTAACGGGGGTTCGTCCCGCCGTGGGCTAGCTCAAGCGAGATCGACGTCTCGAGTTCTTTCAGCAGATTGCTGACGCTTTCGGCCAGTTCGGCGTCGCCGCGATCCTCCAGCAATTCGCAGGCCGCTTCGGTGCTTTCCGACTCTT is a genomic window of Blastopirellula retiformator containing:
- a CDS encoding PVC-type heme-binding CxxCH protein: MKIASKLFALTLFAAAITLAGVARADQKLELKKGDKIVYIGNTLAERMQYFPHFETLLQARFPDLELEVRDLGWSADEIDLRPRSKDFQDHGHNLEDHKPDVILAFFGFNESFAGPGGLKQFEKDFDKFVKETSATKYNGESAPQLVIVSPIPNEDLHRRTLPNGEANNKNIELYAAAMKKIAEANEVMFVDVYAPMKEKMAGDSDLTINTIHLNDDGYKAFGEVLDAGLFGAAPDYKCDLEKLYSEVYEKDLQFFYDYRAVNGFYIYGGRKNPFGVVNFPAEFEKLRKMTSKRDERIWAVAAGKEVPAQVDDSETGEFAKIESNVDRPISFDSPAEAMKSFKLPEGYKINLFASEEDFPELRNPVQFAFDAKGRLWVATMETYPMYLPGTPVSDKVLIFEDTDGDGKADKKIVFADGLHLPTGIELGDGGCYVAAQPNLIFLKDTDGDDKADERTYILHGFDSADSHHSLSAFTWGPGGALYFQEGTFHHTQVETPYGPERVKNAAVFRFEPLTDKFDVFVSYSFANPWGHTFDDWGQDFVADASGGANYFGTAFSGDVDYPNKHPGMKQFLKKQWRPTSGCEFVSSRNFPESAQGNYLLNNCIGFQGVLQYKMKEDGSGFAADPVEPLLQSSDLNFRPVDLQFGPDGALYIVDWYNPLVGHMQHSVRDPKRDNTHGRIWRITYEGNDLVEPAKIADASIPELLEELKTYEYRTRYRVRRELRERDAEQVNAELAKWIAGLDANDKLYEHNLLEALWVKQNLDIVDQDLLQKMLRASDPRARAAATRVLCYWRDQVEEPLALLQGQVNDENPRVRLEAVRALSFFSSQEALDIALESLAYDQDYYLEYTLGETIKTLEGRVGAAN
- a CDS encoding HEAT repeat domain-containing protein, yielding MSFRFARLFMMASVACLLIVSSAAAQGSVDAMVKMINSGRITEQRMPQVVDMICKRANDENLAFVFQMATKPDGFPASVRPEALKALHEAAVSRNAVPAGDLSAIGELLKSDDRQTQTMAVELAGLWKVEGSLDALSTLATEEKTGAKLKKAAVASLAKIGGPQAVATLEKLTGPNQPLAVRYLGVSALVDVDVDQAAKIAGQILAGADTSTDPAVMIDAFLAQQSGPTKLGAVLAETELTPDVAKMCLRQMFAVGRSDPELVSVLSKAAGIEDDAPEMTADEIKALAAELLEKGDAHRGELLFRRADLNCFKCHALSGAGGQIGPDLSAVGGSSPADYVVTSILYPEQAVKEAYTTRTILTFDGKVYTGIVAEEDDDRVIMRQASGELATIPVDDIDAEKEGGSLMPKGLAKFLTHDEFLDLSRFIAELGKPGEYAIRTQPTIQRWRLLKETPPNLAEEVPTIGQLEEEIIQAPEDAWTPAYAMTAGDLPLADLASDERPVYYLMAEVDVVVGGAVQVVLNETAGVRVWIGDDALPEGAPEAVELEPGKHAIYLRIDPAKFSADLLRAKVERPADSHAEYTVVGGA
- a CDS encoding N-formylglutamate amidohydrolase: MDAVVLSCEHGGNHVPPKYRDSFRDAEQVLASHRGWDPGSLEVAQAFQRSTGAPLVSSTVTRLLVELNRSEGHANHFSQYTRDLPAETKRTINDQYYSPHRAAVQEAVERVRASGKRVIHLALHSFTPELDGEIRTAEIGLLYDPGRPGEKKFCAAWRTRLIALHANMRVRLNYPYLGKADGLTTSLRKKYSDAQYVGIELEVNQRLVTQDDAWQALIADLAQTFLTGVRPAVG